The genomic DNA GCTCGTGCATTGGCCGTCCAACCCGAAGTGCTGCTGGCCGACGAGCCGGTTTCCATGCTGGATGTCTCAATACGCCTCGATGTGCTGAACCTGCTGCTGCGGCTGAAAGAGGAAGAACACCTGGCACTACTTTACATAACACATGATATTGCCAGCGCCCGCTACTTTGCCGAGGAGACGCTGGTGATGTACGCTGGTCAGATGGTCGAAGGCGGGCCAAGCGACGAGGTGATCCAGCGCCCGAAGCATCCCTATACGCAATTGCTGATCTCTGCCGCGCCTGACCCCGACCGTCTCGGTCCCGAAGGCGATCAGAAAACCCCCGAACTGCCTGCCCGTGGTGAAATTCCCAGCCTCATCAAGCCTCCTACTGGATGCCGCTTCCACCCGCGCTGCCCGCACGCTATGGCCGTGTGCAGCGAACGTTTCCCCGGTCGCACCGAGCTTGGTGATGGAAGGTGGACGAATTGCTTTTTGTATGGGGATGGGGAAAAGTTGGAAGGCAACAATTAGCTCAACAAATAAAGGCCAGTGCGCAGCACTGGCCTTTATTTGTTGAGCTAATTGTTGCCTTCATCTCCCAGCACCTCCCTAGCCGCCCTCGCCCCCTCCTCAGCCGCCCCCTCCATAAACCCCTGCCACTTCACGGAGCAGTGCTCGCCCGCGAAGTGAATGGGACCCTGGCGGATGCCCTCGTAGCCGGCGAAGAGCGTATATTGTCCCACGCGCCAGCACGAATAGCTTCCACGCAGGAATGGATCGCCTGTTGGATAGTTCAAGGCCGCAACTCCAGTGTAGTGGGCGCTGATGCCGGGTAGGAACTTTTCCAGTTCCTCAAGGCAGTGCCGGGCATATTGCTGTATTACCTCCGCATCTCTAGTAGTCGAGTAGGGTGCGGGCGGGTTGTACGAAGCACCGACCTCGCCACTGGTGTAATCAACGAGAATGCCCGTCTTGCCAGGTTGACCGAGCGAGACATCCCAGACGACCTGGATGTCCAGGTCGGTAATCATGAAGCCGCTGTTGTTGCGCGGCCAGGGGCCTTTCTGGTACCAGTAGGGCGTGTCGAATTGCAGGAAGAGTTTTGAGATGGTGCCGTATCCAAGCTCCTGGATGGCCTTTTGCTTGAGGGCATCGAAGCCTGCCTGGGAGTAGTCCACTTCGCGCAAGGTGCTGAAAGGCAAGGTTAGAATTGCGTGATCACAGGCAACCTCAAGAGAACCATTGGGAGTCGCGAAAGTCAGTATCACAGTGTTATCACTCTCTCGTCGGACCGACGTGAGCCGGTGATTGAGATGAATGCATCCATCGGGCAAGGTACGAGCTATGGCAAGTGGCAATTGCTGGTTGCCGCCCGCGATTCTGATGCTGCCCATCATAGGACCTGA from Ktedonobacteraceae bacterium includes the following:
- a CDS encoding NAD(P)/FAD-dependent oxidoreductase — translated: MADNVPGDKAKQPRIAIVGAGIAGLNAALTLQDAGMTCSIYEASDQIGGRMRSDATTWADGMVTDLCGEFIDSDHDTLHALIRRFGLSIVDLGKATAPGAQNIMYLFNRYYSPDQVYQGFETVGPILQKQIQASGFPTTYNHYTETGYRLDHMSIYDWILQYVKGGHDSPLGRMMNGACRGYFGLPTKEQSSLNLLYMFGSWIDEDEDEEDTPGSSGPMMGSIRIAGGNQQLPLAIARTLPDGCIHLNHRLTSVRRESDNTVILTFATPNGSLEVACDHAILTLPFSTLREVDYSQAGFDALKQKAIQELGYGTISKLFLQFDTPYWYQKGPWPRNNSGFMITDLDIQVVWDVSLGQPGKTGILVDYTSGEVGASYNPPAPYSTTRDAEVIQQYARHCLEELEKFLPGISAHYTGVAALNYPTGDPFLRGSYSCWRVGQYTLFAGYEGIRQGPIHFAGEHCSVKWQGFMEGAAEEGARAAREVLGDEGNN